The Lolium rigidum isolate FL_2022 chromosome 2, APGP_CSIRO_Lrig_0.1, whole genome shotgun sequence genomic interval TTTGgtacacatgagcaccagtgattccatttagaaaaaaacaaatttacgagtttcaacaaaaaaaaactggATATAGGAAATGTTGTATCCCATAAACGTGcaaaatattgaattcaaatacgtACTTTATattctaagctacacaaaaataacaaaagtgtAGATCTGAGTATGTACatattcaaatctccaaaaatatCAGATATTGTCATTTTTATCTAGTCCTACTAAAAAGAATTTCGGTTTGAGGTTTTGCATGGCAAGGTCCAgaattatttttagatttttttacgaTTTCTAAATATGTTTTTCAACTTTTTCAGTATGAAGAGAGCACTGGAGCCACCCTTTCCGCTGAGAATCGCACAAACTTCGAGAGAATGTAGCAAACATGAAGGTGAGCCTCTCGCCCTATAAGTTACtcgccaccagcagcagcacatTTACACACATCCATTGATCGATCCATCTACATAACTCAAGCAGGAGCTCGAAGCAAATCGGTCGGACTTCAAGCTAAAGCCTTatttacttctctcgtatttttcttcccaacgagtatggggatgggagggaatttggtgttcacccaatcccctcaaatacccTTCCCCAAAAATACACTGGTATGATGAAGAGTTTTTAATTTAGGCAAAAAAATGTGGGGATGGAAGAGGATGGGAGGGGATATCTCGAAATTATGTCGTTCAAAACCGGAGAAATAAACGGATTAGTGGGGATTTTCCGGGATACGAAATAATCCCCTTCCATCCCCATAAATACCCTAaaagtaaacaaggcctaaatgATGTCAATCCAAGACATTCTGCATATATATACTCCAAAATGAACGAATGGAAGTTGCAGAAAAACGCTGTGACGTTTCAGAAGTCTTTTACAATAATGTATCACTACACATGGAAGGCAACTGAAACAGATGGGGATGAATAAGAGCAAATATTACAGAAGAAATGCCGAGGCAGCATTTCAGAAAATATCAAAGCTTTACAATGGTGCAATTATTACATCGTTATGTTACAATAAAACAGGGAGTGTACACAGGCGAACTAAATCACCTCCGCCGCTTTGATCCTCTCGATTTGCTTGGGGCCGAAGGTTTCTTCTTGGCTTTGGACACGTCGCACTTGGGGCACAGCCAGTCGTCATCTGGGACACACTCCAGAGGAGGGTCGCAGCAGTCGATGTGCATACCAGCACCGCAGCCAACCGAGCCGTCCTCGCTGCCACAGATCAGCATCACCTCTCCCCGGTCCGTGCTCCCGCAAACTGAGCAGCTCAGGTCATCAGCAGGATCATCGTCCTCGAGTTCTTCCAGATCATCCGTGGCCACCTCTTGTTGGTTTTTCAGCAGTTTGGCAAGGGACTTGTTGGCCAGACGGTTCGTCTTGAAGAGAACGTGTCTGTCAAGGGGGTACCCAGGCTTGCACACGTACTCGACCAGGTAGTCAGCGCtgacacatgggatgttgtgactGATGAATTCTTGAACCCATGCATCTGCACTGGGCATGCTCGCTGAGATAACAGCGAAGTCAACGCCAGAGTTCAAGAACCGGGTATATGGTGGAGAGGTTGCTAAGATGTTGCCATCGCCTGCACGCACCGCACGCTTCACAGTATCCTGGTAAGAAAAGAGCATAGTTTTTAGGATGCGCTAGAGGATAAAGAGCGATGGAGCCACCAAATATAAGTTCTAGATGAGCTTACAATGCAGCATTGCTTTATAAGAAAAACTTAAGAACTAATGATTTTGGCAGGTAAGTTGATTGGCAAACAAGACTTACCAGTGAAGGAGCAATGAGCTGTCCATACACAATTATCTGCATTCCGTAGAAGGCACCATGACCCATCTGTTGCTTTATAACACGCCATTTCCTGGGAGCTTCAAAGCTAATTGTTTCACCCTCATTGAGGCCAGTGCCAGACCATTCAAATGGCCCTTCATCTAACAACTTGCCAGCCTCGTTGCAAGAGGTCAAGTAATCAGGCTTGAGTATCCACCTATTTTGGGACAAAGAGAGAACATTCAGAGTTGTGATATAGCAGACTTTGGCAAGTTAAGTAGGTCAGACATAATTGTAAGTCACATATGTAGAAAACATGTGATAAGCAGTAATTTGCCTTCTTATCTCGCTGAAATAGGTCTATAAATAATCAGTAACAAGTTAGTAAAATTTAAGTTTCTAAGGATTTAGATCAGCATTTGTACCTGCCTGCAGCTGCTGCTGCGAAGAACTTTTCAGTTCTCCTAAGAGGGTCCGGAGCAATAAAATGTGTTGCTTGATATGACCAATGATGTGAATCCCTGCAAACTCGTCCCTTCAGGCGTCTAAGTATTGACCGATAATCTCTTCTCTGCCAACGATGTCCACTTAAAATAAAGCATGTAGGGTCCAATGTGATGAAGGTTCCAGCTCCATTTCCTTCTCTCCCTCCATGCTTGTCCAGCATATCTGtgtttttctttgttgattcCAAATCGAACTTGGAATTCAAACCACGATTTTCACAATCGGATTTAGAACTGAGATTACCAGGGTCTTGCCGGTTCTCTTTGTCATGGTCTGAAGCAGGAGCTTTATTTCTTGCACTTCTCAAAGCAAATTTGGAGTTCAAACCACCTTCTCCACAATCCGATTTAGAACTGAGATTGCCATGGTCTTGTTGGTTCTCTTTGTCATGGTCTGAAGCAAGAGCTTTATTTCTTTCACTACATCTCAACTTAGACTTGTGCATTCCTTCTAATTTTTCTACGGTGAGAGTGTCTTTGCAAGAAGATACAGATACATCTCTCATAGCATCATTATTGTCCTTCCGGGAGTCCTGGTCGGCAGTTACTTCATCAATATTGCATGTGCTCTCCATTCTCTTTGATGAGAATGCTTTAGCTGCAGATACAAGTGCACTACCAATTTTGTTATGCTTGCTGCCTGATTTGTCTTCCACGGCTTTTATTTTCCTCTTGGCAACCACTTTCCTAGCTCTAGTTTTCGACATGTTCTCAGGAGAAATTGCATCACAACCATCCACACTTGCAGTACTTGAAAGCTTTTTAGGGCAATCTTCTACATTTTCTGAAGGAAACAAATCATCAAACAGTGACTCGGCAGGTACTTTTTCAGCTTCATCAGCTGGTAACTCAGTGGTCATGTTGGTGTCAGATTTTCGAGACTTCTTGGCAACTGTACTTTTCACCCTCGTATTAGGCAATTTCTTGGGTGACTTTCTTTCATGTTCAGCATCAAGTGCACTGCTACAAAACCTCTTAGGACCTGTCTCAATGTTTTCCTGAGAAATCACTTTATTTAACTCCAACTGAGATCCTACCTGTGCAGCATTTACCTCAATGTGTACACTCTGTTGCCTCTTCGCATGGCCACTCCTGACTCCACCAAATGGAACTTTCTTTGAAGAAGTTGTTTTTCGTTCCGTTACACTTGCACTACTGGAGCCCTTTTTAGATGTTGCACTGGCAAGCTGGCAAGGAAGCATTTTTTCAGTCTCTGGTTCAGAAACTACTGCCTTACCATTGTTAACCACTGATCCATCAACCTCCAGGCTATCACTGTGGGGTCTCTTAGCACCAGCATTCCTTGCTCTAGGAGTTGCCTTGGTCTTTGGTACCGTGAGGGTCTCATTTGAGGAACTGAAATGATGGTTAGCAAGAACTGACATCTTGCTTGAGCTGGGAGTGCCAACTGGAACTTTCTTTAGAGAAGTTATTTCTCTTTCCGTTGCACTTGCAATACTGGATCCATCTTTAGGGATTGTACCAGCCTGCTGACAGGGAATTATTTTGTCAGTCTCTGGTTCAGAAACAACTGCCTTGCCATTATTAACCACTGACCCATCAACCTCCATGCTAGCACTGCAGGGTCTCCTGGCACCTGTTTTCCTAGCTCTAGGAGTTGATGTGTTCTTTGGTACCATGAGGGTGTCATTTGAGGAATGAAAATGATGGTTAGCAGGAACTGGCATTGTGCTTGAGCTTGGAGTGCCTGTTGCACCAGTTGCAATATCGCTTGAGCTTGTAGCGCCTGGTGCACCAGTTGCAATGTCTGTTCCAACATCTACCTGGACCTGATTTGGATTGTTCAAATTTCTTACTGCAGCTTCCTCTCTATTGCCACTGGTAACAAATGGAGGTTGAATGGGAGCCCCACTATCAGTATCCGCAGAACTTGCAAACCTACTGAAGTTGGGAGTGGCTTGAAGTTGAGCTGTGATATCATGTGTCTTCTTGACCATATTTTCTTCCATTCTGGTCTGACCTGAAGTGTTAACATATTCATATTCAGCTGCCTGTAACTGATTTGGACTGTTCAGATTTCTTACTGCAGCTTCCTCTCTGTTGTCACTGTTACCAAATGGAATTTGAATGGGAGCAGCACCATCAGTGTTCGCGGAACTTGCTAACCTACTAAAGTTAGGACTGGCTTGAAGTTGAGCTGTGATATCATGTGTCTTCTTGACCATATTTTCTTCCTTTCTGATCTGACCTGAAGTGTTAACATATTCGTATTCAGCTGCATGGACCTGATTTGGATTGTTCAGATTTCTTACTTCAGCTTCCACTCTATTGCCACTCTTAACAGATGCAGTTTGAATGGGAGCACCACTATCAGTGTTAGCGGAACTTGCTAACCTACTAAAGTTAGGAGTGCCTTGAAGTTGAGCTCTGATATCATgtgtcttcttgatcatatttccTTCCTTCTTGATCTGACTTGGAGTGTTCAGATGCCTATCCACAGCCATATTTTTATCATCATTGGGAATGATAGGTGGACAGATCTGTGCATCGACGCCAGGATTGCCAGAAGTTCTCATGCTATTTTTGGGGTTGGGAGTGCGCTTAACACTAGATCTGCTGTTGAATGGCTTTCTGTCTACATCTTCTACTTCGTCATCCGAATCCTTGACTTGCGCCTCCATCATCTCTAGTTCCCAACTACTGCATGAAATAAATAACCAGAATTGGTTTTTTGTGATATTCAGTAATAGATAGCCCCACTGATTAAATCAGAACATGTATACAACACGAGTTAAAAGGAGAACTCGAAAAAAGCATGCAACTGTACTTTTACTTGCCTCTTGCTGTAATCATCTACTGGAAGAATTTCCCATGACTTTAAGCTGCAACATAAAATAAAGGGCAACAATAGTATTATAATATTTAACACATGAGCCATACAGTTAAGAATATAAGGAAAAGCTGCAGTGCAATACCAATCTTCCAACCACCGGTGATTAGTAAGCTTGATCTTCACCTTTTTAGCAAGGTCGTACTTCTCACCTGGTTCATTTGAAAAACTGAGATATTGCATTCACGGAGCATATAAACTTTCTAGCAGCATGATATAGATGCACAAAGAGAAGGTCCAAAACAAACAATCTATAAGCATGTTGTGATTTATCAAGTTACTAAGGAGCCTTTTTTTCAGAGGCTTCCTAAACGATACAAAGCTTAATGTTTATCCCCAAGATACACAGCGTATGTTCAACCAAATCTCCTAACGTATCAATTGTACACCGCACATTTTTTTCAATAATTTCATCCCCTCTTTTTATTCAACTAAAAGGACCAAAAAAGGAAACCAAACTGGAAAAATGGAAAAATATCAGGAGCGTGCAGGCATCCTATTTTGTACACCACACATGCCAAAGGCTATGTATGATCATGAGATAACTTTTTATACGGCTGACATAAAGACAAGAAGAGCAAAGATTTGCAATGTGATGCCACCTCTGCTTTCAACTACAAAATGACAGTGCACTGAACATTTTTTTGACATCAAAGTTTCTCACTTCAAAATTACATCTACCCACCCTCTAGCCTATAAGGTGGACCAAAGTGGGCTCAAATTATTTTACTAAATTGGCTAGCAAGGGTCCTCAGCTCTTGGATGTATATCATATCGAGTTGTATGCACCAAATAGTACACCTAAAATCCTAATCTGATGACAACTTGAGGAACAACTGTCATCCTGATTGACACCAAGTTACGAATTTGGTATAAGATTCTTACTGGTCCATTGAGTTAACTCATACCAATGAAACTAGAAGATCCGTTGCGGGAAAAGCAGCAAAACAAATAGTATAAACCATATATACATATCAATGGCAGTGAACAGCGGCTAAAAGCAACAGACCTTCAAATTTATAGCAAACGAGATGAGTGACTACGCCTCCTACCAAAGGCTTGGAGAAGTGCGCGCCCATCAGAGCAACCATTTTCTGCATTGACAATGAAAAAGGGAACACAGTACACTGCAAGTCAATATATATATAACTAGTGAACCAGAAAAAAACGAAGAACTCAACTACATTTCTACACTACATCTCAAGCACCGACAACAAAGAATATGGTGCTCAGGCATCAGCATAAAGACAAGTGAACAAATTATCATCGAGACTACATATATGAAACCACCATCTGATAGGTACACAACAAACATGCTTATCCGCTACAGAGAAGTAAAGCCAGAGGTTTGTATATTATGGTCAAATGAATTCAATACTAGCAAAATTTTCACTATGCAAAGCAATCAatcaatttcttgagtgctacagaGATTTTACCATTATATCTTCACGGTCATTCCTTTGATACCCCGTCAGACAGATCCGGAGTTCGTCACTGCCCGGTATTCCCTTCAAATCCCTCGTTGGCCAATAAATAACCTGTCGATAGAAAATGCCGGTTGATGAAACTAAACGAGTGGCAGAAGCAGAACTGCGGCCATAGAAGCGTATTACACATCAGGAGCAGCAACATCTGAGAAAGATTGCGGCAGTATGGTACACAAATCTGAGAATTGGAGAAGTGCAGAAGCAGTTAGCAGTGGGAAGGAACAGACCCTGTCGGCATCGGCGAGAACGGCCCGGTCCAAGCTGTCGTCGACCCACAGCTCGCTGACGACCTTGTGGCCCTGCGCCCGCGCCGCCACGCACACGGGGTCATCCTGCACACACGCAGAGAGAGAGACAGATCGGTTCCAGATCCCGCGAGAAGAAAGGCGAGCAAGACATGGGCAGGAGGACTCACGTAGACGCGGCCGCAGGCGACGACGTGGGTGCaggcgccgccgagccggccggcgtcggcgccgccgcgccggacCATCTCCGCCCGGTACTGCAGGGACGAGCAGGGGTTAGCGCGTGTGCAGGAAGGGCGGGCGTGGGCTCGcgaggggggaggagggggaggggaggggggcaCCTGGGACTCGGAGACGCTGTCGAAGCCGAGGAGGACGAAGCGGACGCCGGCGAAGAGGTTGCGGTCGTCGTCGTCCGGCGAAGACATGGCGGGTGGACTGAGGGAGGGACCTGGGGGCGGTCTGGAATCTGGATAGGAGGGGCTAGGGTTTGGATTTGGGGAATTTTGTGCGTGTTGGCGGTGGGGAATGGGGATCTTGCAggggaaggaaggaaggaaggtttggaggagagagagggaaatgGGGGGTTTCGGTTTTGGCCTTTTGGAGGGAAATGAAACGAATATCTATAGGGGGGCAACCCCAAAGTTCAAAACACAAAATAGGGGCGAGGCTATATGGCACATGGCAGTCACCAGCCACGTCCATTCACGTGAtcaacaccttgcaccacacgtgGCTTCCCTCTGAAGTCTTGAACAGTCTAGGGGGGCAGCCCACCGAGCAACAACCCAAGAAAAAGAAATCCTTCTTGGTCCTTTAACCCGCCATTTTTACGGTCCTTGGTTCCGAGTGGTGGCGGCGCTGTAGAGtttgccggagaagaagacgctcCAACTCGCCAAGCTTGAAAAAATGTCACAACAGCCGCATTTTTAAGTCTCGGCACGTGTCTTTGGGCTTCTGGAGGCAATTTATTTTGATGAAAATTTGATGAAGATTTTCGTAGAAATTTGGCTGGTCGAGACTTGATAAAAATCTTAGATTCGCCACTGAACAACCGTGATGTGATATGCTTGCCGACATGTGAAATGAGCAATTATTTTCCACACAATTCTAGCTTGTTAGTTTTATACCCGTCtctctttccttttttcttttgttttaacGTCTGGAACTAGAAACTTCCGCTTCCATTTCTTTTATTTAAAACTTTTAAGAATTTTCTTAATTTGGAATTCTGAAATTCTGTaatatttcaaaatttcaaaattttcagtcaTTCTTCTATAAAGATTCCAAACCTCAAAATTTGAAGTTCACAAttccgaaaaattaaaaattgcacACTTTCAAGCAAATCCAACTTTCGCATTAGAGAGAAAGGTTGAGAGAGATGATAGTCACATAGTTGGGCCTCATAGACGGTTGTCTAATCTACATGTTGCTGCCAAGTAAAAAATGAGTAATATACAACAACCACAGTCAAGACTCGGAGAAGTGGTATGATGCCTACCAGCCACTTCTTCGGATTTTCCTGTATGCCCCGAGTAACTCATAAAGTCAGTGGACCATCAGTTAATATGCCAAATGGTCTCGTTAGCTAGGATAGGATGTGCAATACACCACTTATCCACTTTTAAGATCCAAATGCTGCATTTTCATACTTATATGATCACGTTAACATATTTCGAGTATTTTTAAGATCCTGATACATTTTACTCGACTAAGTACTACTACATACATTTATTTTCCAAACAGGCTAACATCCTTTCCATTAATTTCTTACCGGAACTAACAAGTTCTTACAAACAAAAGGGGGCAGGAAAGGAAAGGTAGTGTGTCAGGGTCTCAGGGGCGTTAAGAGAAAACCCGCTGCGAGTGTTCGATCTTGAACACCCCTTACAGGGCAAAAACCTGCTAACGCTACTCCCCTCTAATAGTTCATATTACAAGCCACAACACCTTTTGACATCCCCATGCCGCCAAAGTTCAGGAAACAACATAAACTCCAAACTAGAAGAACTAAAGAAACAACATGTTCAGCCATCCGTGATCAGCAGGATTCTTACGGCCGGAGTCGAAGTGGAAGAAGCAGCAATACATGGCACTGCACATTACAATATCAATGTTGTTGCTGCACGCTTCTTTGAGTTGCTACCATGAAAGCAAGAGTATTCCTTCTTGATGTTCTTCAGCCTCCTCACCACGTCGTCAATGCTCGGCCTCTGGTCTGGAGAACCGCTGGAACACTCCAAACCCATCTCAAATGTCGACACGAGAAAGTTGCCATTGTGGGCAATGGAGGATGACGACGGCGAAGTAGTAATTGTTTGgtgatgaaagacttggctcattTCTTCACCCTGATGTAGCTTCTCATCTAAAACATCAGTTAGCTTTGCTGGAAATGCTTGCAAAATGTACTGCCTAAGGCTGGATTCCCCGATGAACATAGGATCTGTGGGCCTCTTCCCTGTGAAGACTTCAAGCAGCATGATCCCAAAGCTGAACACGTCACTCTTTCGCGACGCCCTTCCCATGAATGCAAGCTCTAATCAAGAAAAAAGAAGCCAAGAGAGTTAACTAGTTGAACAAATACTCCAATATTTTATGGTTTGACAAATGAAGTGCTCAAGCGTTATCATGGAAAATATGTACCTGGGGCCATGTACCCAATTGTCCCGGGCATACTTGCTGAAACCATGGAGTTCTCATGGCCAAGAAGCAACTTTGCAATGCCAAAGTCAGCAACATGGGCCGTCATGTCCTCATCAAAAAGCACATTGCTAGGCTTCAGGTCGCAGTGTAGGACAACTTGACAGTGGTGATGGTGCAGATAATCCATTGCCTCTGACACTCCAAGCATAATGTCCAATCTCTGGATGAATCCTAGCGGTTCCCTATTTTCAGTGTGCAAGCGTGCCTCCAAGCTACCATTGGGCATGTACTGAAGCAGCAATGCCCTGAAATCCAGGTTGGAACAGGTATTCAATATCTGTATCAGGTTGCGATGCCGAGCCATCCGCAGCACTTGACATTCAGCGTCAAAGCTCCTCATGGCCTGCTCGACTTGCATATTGAGCACCTTTATCGCAACCACCAAACCATCATCTAGCTGGCCCTTGAAAACTTTTCCAAAACTTCCAGCTCCAAGTAGTTTGTCCTCGTTGAAATTTTCAGTGGCACGAGCAATCTCGTGGTATGATACTAACCTATGGCTGATCAGACCAGTCATGCTAGTAGAAGCCGTAACATATGGCTGCTTCTTATTTTTCTTCTTGATCATTAGGTACAAGAAAGCTACAAACCCACCAGTTCCAATGAAGACAGCTGGGAGTATAAACTTGAGGATGTGTCGACGAGAAGTCGGTTGAGACTTGTCTATACATGGTGACAGTCCTAAACGAGGAGCACCACATAGCCCAACATTCCCAACCAAAGATTGCAAGGTGATGTTTGCAAAAACACCTCCATTTGGTATTTGCCCTTCTAACCTATTAAAGGAGAGGTTCAGATAAGAAATGTAGGTGAAGTTGGCGAGGAAGTTTGGTATCGTTCCAGATAGATTGTTCGACGATAGGTCCAATGCTACCAAGCTGGTTAAGCGTCCGAAAGAATCCGGGACTAAATCCTGGAATGAGTTGTGCGAAAGATTTAGGTAACTTAATGGGATCGCAATTTGTCCAAATAAA includes:
- the LOC124689285 gene encoding BRCT domain-containing protein At4g02110-like; its protein translation is MMEAQVKDSDDEVEDVDRKPFNSRSSVKRTPNPKNSMRTSGNPGVDAQICPPIIPNDDKNMAVDRHLNTPSQIKKEGNMIKKTHDIRAQLQGTPNFSRLASSANTDSGAPIQTASVKSGNRVEAEVRNLNNPNQVHAAEYEYVNTSGQIRKEENMVKKTHDITAQLQASPNFSRLASSANTDGAAPIQIPFGNSDNREEAAVRNLNSPNQLQAAEYEYVNTSGQTRMEENMVKKTHDITAQLQATPNFSRFASSADTDSGAPIQPPFVTSGNREEAAVRNLNNPNQVQVDVGTDIATGAPGATSSSDIATGATGTPSSSTMPVPANHHFHSSNDTLMVPKNTSTPRARKTGARRPCSASMEVDGSVVNNGKAVVSEPETDKIIPCQQAGTIPKDGSSIASATEREITSLKKVPVGTPSSSKMSVLANHHFSSSNETLTVPKTKATPRARNAGAKRPHSDSLEVDGSVVNNGKAVVSEPETEKMLPCQLASATSKKGSSSASVTERKTTSSKKVPFGGVRSGHAKRQQSVHIEVNAAQVGSQLELNKVISQENIETGPKRFCSSALDAEHERKSPKKLPNTRVKSTVAKKSRKSDTNMTTELPADEAEKVPAESLFDDLFPSENVEDCPKKLSSTASVDGCDAISPENMSKTRARKVVAKRKIKAVEDKSGSKHNKIGSALVSAAKAFSSKRMESTCNIDEVTADQDSRKDNNDAMRDVSVSSCKDTLTVEKLEGMHKSKLRCSERNKALASDHDKENQQDHGNLSSKSDCGEGGLNSKFALRSARNKAPASDHDKENRQDPGNLSSKSDCENRGLNSKFDLESTKKNTDMLDKHGGREGNGAGTFITLDPTCFILSGHRWQRRDYRSILRRLKGRVCRDSHHWSYQATHFIAPDPLRRTEKFFAAAAAGRWILKPDYLTSCNEAGKLLDEGPFEWSGTGLNEGETISFEAPRKWRVIKQQMGHGAFYGMQIIVYGQLIAPSLDTVKRAVRAGDGNILATSPPYTRFLNSGVDFAVISASMPSADAWVQEFISHNIPCVSADYLVEYVCKPGYPLDRHVLFKTNRLANKSLAKLLKNQQEVATDDLEELEDDDPADDLSCSVCGSTDRGEVMLICGSEDGSVGCGAGMHIDCCDPPLECVPDDDWLCPKCDVSKAKKKPSAPSKSRGSKRRR
- the LOC124686032 gene encoding receptor kinase-like protein Xa21 — protein: MLQILDIYNNKFEGQIPLGLAACQHLRILSIAKNLFVDMVPTWLAKLPQLTWISIGDNDLVGPIPAVLGNLTMLSTLDISFSNLSGEIPEELGKLMQLTYLHLAENQLTGPFPGFLGNLSKLSYVMLLSNQLAGLVPSTLGNNRLLTYLDIRDNHLHGDLSFLASLCKCRQLQVLGISNNSFSGSIPSYFGNLSTNLLEFEANNNNLVGGLPTTISNLSGLLLISISNNHLTKEIPESISKLENPQALVLSGNSIIGPIPEQFGMLESIIGLELPYNRLSGSIPDGMSNLTKLEYIVLSYNHLSSTIPPTMFSSSNLIQLDMSHNSLTGTLPSDLGHMQSMDQIDLSSNLLSGSLPNLFGQIAIPLSYLNLSHNSFQDLVPDSFGRLTSLVALDLSSNNLSGTIPNFLANFTYISYLNLSFNRLEGQIPNGGVFANITLQSLVGNVGLCGAPRLGLSPCIDKSQPTSRRHILKFILPAVFIGTGGFVAFLYLMIKKKNKKQPYVTASTSMTGLISHRLVSYHEIARATENFNEDKLLGAGSFGKVFKGQLDDGLVVAIKVLNMQVEQAMRSFDAECQVLRMARHRNLIQILNTCSNLDFRALLLQYMPNGSLEARLHTENREPLGFIQRLDIMLGVSEAMDYLHHHHCQVVLHCDLKPSNVLFDEDMTAHVADFGIAKLLLGHENSMVSASMPGTIGYMAPELAFMGRASRKSDVFSFGIMLLEVFTGKRPTDPMFIGESSLRQYILQAFPAKLTDVLDEKLHQGEEMSQVFHHQTITTSPSSSSIAHNGNFLVSTFEMGLECSSGSPDQRPSIDDVVRRLKNIKKEYSCFHGSNSKKRAATTLIL